DNA from Musa acuminata AAA Group cultivar baxijiao chromosome BXJ1-5, Cavendish_Baxijiao_AAA, whole genome shotgun sequence:
AATAGGAACTAATATGTTacgtttttttaaatataaggatTCTTAAACTACTTTAGCTTAACACCTATACAATCTTAAAcctaaattataataaattacaTACTTGGTACAAACTTAATGGGTAAAAGAGTCATTTCACCTTCTCTATCGTTTCCTAATGCCCGGCTGGGTCCGGCCGTCTACGTTTGCGAGCGGTGCGGCAGCGCGTCGGCTGCCCAAGGTGGGAAGTACGGGGGTGCAGATGCAGGACGATGTGGCGTTGGCGTCGCGGAGGAGGATGAGGGGGAAgggggaggggggaggagaaGAGGTGGACGAGGACGAGGAAGACGAGGAAGCGGAGGATGGCGTCGATGAGGAAGGGGAGAACCAGGTGGTGCCGTGGTCGATGACGCCGCCAACGGTGGCGAGCTCAACGAGCAGTCGGGGGGTGACTCCTCATTTTCTTCCTCAACACCCAAACAAAACCCAAGAAAACAAAAAGCAAGCAGCCATCTTTATAGAGAAGAGCGGAGCCAAGCCAGGCAACATGCTCCTTCCCCACCTCATCACCTCCCTCCATCTCTCCACCGCGGCGGCACCCGGCGCCTACGAGGTGCTGCGCTCCCACGGCCTCCCCATCGCGCTGCTGCCCAAGGGGGTGAGGGAGTTCGAGGTGGACGGCGGCGCCCGATTCCGAGCCGGGCTCGACGCGCCCCCTGCACCACCAAGTTCGAGAGCGAGGTTCGCTACAATGCCACCCTCGCCAGCACCATCTCCCCGGGCCAGATCGCCGCCCTCTCCGGCGTCTCCGCCCAGGACCTCTTCCTCTGGTTCCCCTCCTCGCCATCGGTCTCGACGACAACGCGTCCGGCATCATCCACTTTGACGTTGGCGTCGTCAATAAGcgcctccccctctccctcttcgagTTCCCGCCCGACTGCACCCCCTCCCCTCTTCCCCTCAGGTGCGCTTTCGTCTGTGCATCCTCAACGGCAATTCCTATGCAAATGACCAACTTGAGTCTATTGGGCAATCTCCAGTACAAACTCGATCAAGATGTTGATAGAAAGGCTGCTACTTGAGATGGAAGAGTGCATCAGATCTCCTGTCTTCCTGAGTCAATGTCAGATGGATCGGAGTAAGGAACTCGATCAAACGCGCCGCCACACCGCTCGCAGGAGGAGATGGCCGGGCCCGGCCTGGCGCGAGGAAACGGGAGAGAAGGTGAAATGACCATTCTGCCGATCAGTTTTGGGCCATTCGGCACGTGATATCACGTGCAGCGTCTTTCGTCAGTTCAACATACGCGCTGTTATCAGGTTCAACTAcagaaataatctataattagcccgacTTATGGGGGAGACTTGAATACGTGCACTCGATTACACGTTTCGTGTTGGTCGCGGTAGCGACTCGATGGTATCGTAACGTCCATGGTTTTCGTATGCTAACAATGTGGGGTCCCTTCGGTTGATGAGTACTCACTTACACGCTTCTTCCCACGTAGTTTTCATACGCTAAAAGTATAGGGTCCCACACTTTTTCCCAAAGTGTACAGATGGGAATTACTCACGCAAAACCGCCTTGCCCTTCGTTCTTATAATCGATAGGAGGAGGAGGGGAATCGTCGATCATCCCAAATGGCAGACGGCGGCGACTGCAAGGCGCAGAACGGAACCTTCATGGAAACACTAAACGACGCCGCCGCCTTCTTCCTGCCCTCCAAACTCCTCCACTCCCTCAGCGACGTCCTGCCCTTCCTCCAATATCCCGGCGGTGGCcagctcctccgcctcctccgccgTTTCCTCCTCTCTGCCTTCCACGTCCTCCTCTatctcctctccttcctcctcttccacctTCCATCTCCTCCTCATCCCCCTCCGCCTCATCCTCTCGCCGCCTCCGGCTTCGCCGTGGCCCCTCTGGCCGATGGCTCTCGCGCTGGGCGCGGCCTCTCGCGCGTGCTCTTCGCCGTCGCGCACGTCCCGGTCGCCTCCCGCAAGTACGACTTCGTCCGCTCCCTCGCCGAGCGCATCCTCGACGACAACCTCCGCGCAACCGGCGGCGCGGACCTCCAGACCCTCAACCGCACCGCCCTCTCCGCCGCGTTCGCGAGGACGCTCCACGGCCTCGAGGAGGCCTTGGCCGCAGAGGCGGCGTCGGCGAGCGGGGTCCGGTCGGGGGGGCGAATCATGGGGGTGTTGAAATCGAGGTTGAGAGCGTGGGCGGCGGGGAGGGTGGTTCCGCCAGCGGGAGAGGAAGGGGCGGGCGGATCGGCTGAGAAGCTGGCGGCGGAGGCGATGTGGCTGGGGCAGAAGATGGCGGAGAACGGGGCGGCCGCGGAGGCAGTGGCCATGTGGGGGACGGCGTCGAGGCTCGCGGGTCTCGCCGTCGTCGCCGAGCCTCGGCTGCAGGTGGCCATCGTCCGGGTGTGTGGTGAGAATTCTCTCATGTCTTCTCGTTTGTCTTCATCTGTTCTGGCAATACTGCTACTCGTTTGGCAGTTGCTCTGCCTTGCTATTGGTAGTAGCTACGGAGCCCACCAATGATCCGCCTGTGGGTCCAATGCTGCTTCCAATGACGGGCAGGTGAGTGCGCAAGTTGTTTTGAATATGATTTCGTTGATCACGACGGTGTTCTCGAGCCTAATTAGGTTGCTTGTGATGTAGCCAACGCTGCATATGGTGTCCGCCATGAAAGGGCTAAGGGACAACGACTGCTGCAGTCTAAACAATTGGATGTCCTTCCATTGATTTGGTTTCATACGGACAAAAGCTACATTTTTGTTGTCCTTTTAGCAGTCAACAAAA
Protein-coding regions in this window:
- the LOC135673100 gene encoding uncharacterized protein LOC135673100, giving the protein MADGGDCKAQNGTFMETLNDAAAFFLPSKLLHSLSDVLPFLQYPGGGQLLRLLRRFLLSAFHVLLYLLSFLLFHLPSPPHPPPPHPLAASGFAVAPLADGSRAGRGLSRVLFAVAHVPVASRKYDFVRSLAERILDDNLRATGGADLQTLNRTALSAAFARTLHGLEEALAAEAASASGVRSGGRIMGVLKSRLRAWAAGRVVPPAGEEGAGGSAEKLAAEAMWLGQKMAENGAAAEAVAMWGTASRLAGLAVVAEPRLQVAIVRVCAFMFIHASSKQLEEECGAEKGETSLASHQISMLKSWLPLLCCACSGVDAPILSSKERAEMVSLLGDMIGKFNWDQQEEVLSLWLYHFTNCPDSDWPNLESCYIRWYLESQELFLK